One genomic window of Desulfurella sp. includes the following:
- the thiL gene encoding thiamine-phosphate kinase: MDTTIKDLGEFGLIEKIKTLFGKPQDALGIGDDCAVLPFDKTNLLVTVDTLIENVHFFSNHPLDKLAIKAININISDIVACGGYPKWAFLSLSLNPQTKTSQIDLFLESLQKCFANSNLELLGGNTTKDDKLSINITLIGETDKPILRSSAKENQDVYVTGKIGCAACGFFAIKNNLKESDECLNRFLAPKARLDLIEKIKPYATAMIDISDGLLQDAMHICTSSNIGMDIILENINLCESKYLSDIDKITFGEDYELLFCADKKYRNSLLEIKDVKLIGYTNNSKKLTIYNKGKILTPQKYGFRHF, from the coding sequence ATGGATACCACAATAAAGGATTTAGGCGAGTTTGGGCTTATAGAAAAAATTAAAACGCTTTTTGGCAAACCACAAGACGCTTTAGGCATTGGCGATGATTGCGCAGTTTTACCTTTTGACAAAACCAACTTGCTTGTAACTGTTGATACATTAATAGAAAATGTACATTTTTTTAGCAACCACCCGTTGGATAAGCTTGCAATAAAAGCAATAAATATTAATATAAGTGATATAGTAGCCTGCGGGGGCTATCCAAAATGGGCTTTTTTATCATTATCTCTAAACCCACAAACGAAAACTTCTCAAATTGATTTATTTTTAGAAAGTCTGCAAAAATGCTTTGCCAATAGTAATCTAGAGCTTCTTGGCGGCAACACAACAAAGGATGATAAGTTATCCATAAACATAACTTTAATAGGAGAAACAGATAAACCCATTTTACGCTCAAGCGCAAAAGAAAATCAAGATGTTTATGTAACAGGCAAAATTGGCTGCGCTGCATGCGGTTTTTTTGCTATTAAAAATAATTTAAAAGAAAGTGATGAGTGTTTAAACAGGTTTCTTGCCCCAAAAGCAAGATTAGATTTAATTGAAAAGATAAAACCTTACGCAACTGCTATGATAGATATAAGTGATGGTCTTTTACAAGATGCTATGCACATTTGCACATCAAGCAATATAGGTATGGATATAATATTGGAAAACATAAATTTATGCGAAAGTAAATATTTAAGTGATATTGACAAAATAACATTTGGTGAAGATTATGAACTATTGTTTTGCGCTGACAAAAAATACAGGAATTCATTGCTTGAGATTAAAGATGTGAAGTTAATTGGATACACAAACAATAGCAAAAAATTGACAATATATAATAAAGGTAAAATCCTTACACCACAAAAATATGGGTTTAGACATTTCTGA
- a CDS encoding replication-associated recombination protein A gives MENETNENAIKSAFEIQTFDQLVGQDHLFSKGKPLYNFYHNNTYLPSLILFGPPGSGKTTYAKLIAKKKNLNYIYLNASISTFKDIKSSLTDKQTLLLIDEIHRLDQKQQDYLLSFVENNVVLIGTSFHNPYFKLNRALRSRLFVYEFKGLSEKDLSILLDRVCLHGIKIDNDARFIIIKQSNHDARKLMNILLALNLKHITKKDVENLFNIDLSYDNLQDHYDFISAFIKSIRGSDPDAAIYYLARMLESGEDPEFIARRLCILSSEDIGLADKDAVNIAASTLFIVQNIGMPEARINLAFCTIYLALAKKSNSAYIAINKAQADVKNGLLLNVPKHLKTNSKDYLYPHNFKGGFVTQEYLEKKLKYFYKKENDKIEQWIPQ, from the coding sequence ATGGAAAATGAAACAAATGAAAATGCCATTAAAAGTGCGTTTGAAATTCAAACCTTTGACCAATTAGTTGGTCAAGACCACCTTTTTTCTAAAGGAAAACCTCTTTATAATTTTTACCATAATAATACTTATCTTCCATCTTTAATTTTATTTGGACCACCAGGTAGCGGTAAAACCACATACGCAAAACTCATCGCAAAGAAAAAAAATTTAAATTATATATATTTAAACGCTTCAATTTCAACTTTTAAAGATATAAAATCATCTTTGACAGATAAACAAACACTTTTACTAATAGATGAAATTCATAGACTAGACCAAAAACAACAAGACTATTTACTATCTTTTGTTGAAAACAATGTTGTATTAATTGGAACATCATTTCATAATCCATATTTTAAGTTAAACAGAGCATTGCGTTCAAGATTGTTTGTTTATGAATTTAAAGGTTTAAGTGAAAAAGATCTATCAATACTTTTAGATAGAGTTTGCTTGCATGGCATTAAGATAGATAATGATGCGCGTTTCATAATAATCAAACAGTCAAATCATGATGCAAGGAAATTGATGAATATACTTCTTGCTCTAAATTTGAAACACATTACAAAAAAAGATGTAGAAAATCTCTTTAATATAGATCTGTCATATGATAATCTACAGGATCACTATGATTTTATTTCGGCATTTATTAAAAGCATAAGGGGCTCAGATCCAGATGCTGCTATATATTACCTTGCCAGAATGTTAGAAAGCGGAGAGGATCCAGAATTTATAGCCAGAAGATTGTGTATACTATCAAGCGAAGATATCGGACTTGCTGATAAAGATGCTGTTAATATTGCTGCAAGTACGCTTTTTATTGTTCAAAATATTGGAATGCCAGAAGCAAGAATCAATTTAGCATTTTGCACAATTTACCTGGCTTTAGCCAAAAAATCTAATTCAGCATATATAGCTATAAATAAAGCACAAGCTGATGTTAAAAATGGTTTGTTACTTAATGTCCCAAAACATTTAAAAACAAATTCGAAAGATTACCTATACCCCCATAATTTTAAAGGCGGTTTTGTAACACAAGAGTATTTAGAAAAAAAATTAAAATATTTCTACAAAAAAGAAAACGATAAAATAGAACAATGGATACCACAATAA